The Tenacibaculum sp. MAR_2010_89 sequence AATTTCTATCTACTAGGGACAGTTTCTGGAGGTATATTGTTTTTATTAGGATATAATTATATCCCTCTTTTTAAAAATCAATTAGTACCTCTTGTTGGAGCATCGGCAGGTATTTCAGCTATTTTTATAGGAATAGCTAGTTATATACCAAATTATCAATTAAAAATTAGATTTATTGGATTCATACATTTGTGGAAACTAGCCCTTATATGGGTATTATTAGACTTAATACAATTATCAGGAAATAATGCGGGTGGTCATTTTGCACATTTAGGTGGATCTTTATTTGGTTTTATGTATGTAAAATATGCTAGTAATAAACAATTTAGTATCTTTAAGCCTTTTACCGATTTATTTAAAAGAAAAGAAAAACCTTTAAAAACTGTATATAAATCTGGTAAAAAACCAACGTACTCTACTGCAACAAAACGTAAATCTAAAACACAACAAGAAGTTGATCTGATTTTAGAAAAAATAAGTAAATCAGGATACGAAACACTTTCTAAAGAAGAAAAAGAGTTTTTGTTTAAACAAGGAAAGAACTAAATAACTCTTTATTAAGAATTCCCCAAAGAAATACTATAAGACCATAACTTTTAAAATTTATTTGTGTGAAAAAGCTTTCAATTATAAACCCTCTTTTACTTTTTATTAATTCGATATTAGCAACCGCTTTGTTATTATCTTATTTACTGCCTTACATTTCACCAAAAACAGTACCCGCATTAACCATTTTTAGCTTATTTGTACCTTTCCTTGTACTAACTAATTTAGGATTCCTTATTTACTGGTTAATTAAGCTTCATAAAAACACACTTTTATCAGCTTTTGTTTTACTTATAGGCTGGTTTGTAGCTCCGCCTCTTCTTAAATTTTCTAACAAGGAGATAGTTCTTACTAATGATTTAAAAGTAATGAGTTATAATGTAAGGATGTTTAATTATTACAAGTGGAATGATGATGTTACTACTGAACAAAAAATTTATGAGTTTATAAATAATGAATCTCCAGATGTTATTTCACTACAAGAGTTTTATCAATCAGATTTATTAGATATTAAACTTCCTTATAAATATATAAAAACAAAATCTGCTACTAATAAATTTGGTCTTGCTATTTATTCAAAACATCCAATTGTAAATTCGGGTTCTTTAAATTTTAAAAATAGCGCTAACAATACAATTTTTATTGATATTGTAAAAAACATGGATACCATACGTATATATAATGCACACCTCGAATCTTTAAAAATTAATCCTAATAAAGAAAATTTTGGAGAAAAGAGTTCTGAACGTTTATTCAAACGTTTATCTAACGGATTTAAAAAAACAGGTAAGTCAAACCGAAAGTATTATTAAACACGAATATAGCTGGAAAGGTAAAAAAATTATGTGCGGTGATTTTAATAATACTTCTTACTCATGGGTATATCGAAAATTATCAAAAAACAAAAAAGATGCTTTTATTGAAGGAGGTTTGGGTTCTGGAAAAACCTTTCGTTATATATACCCTATGCGAATTGACTTTATTTTAACAGACAAAAGTGCTGTTATAAATCAGTTTAAAACATACAATGACAATAAACTTTCTGACCACTACCCTATTATGAGTCGTTTAAATTGGTAATTTTAGTTCTTATTTTTAAAAATAATGTATTTTTGCCTGCACCAAATAAAAACATATGAAACATTACGATGTAGCTGTAATTGGTAGTGGCCCTTCAGGCGCTTCAACAGCTTTTCATTTAGCTAAAAAAGGAATTTCAACTGTTATTATAGAAAAAGAAACGTTACCACGTTATAAAACTTGTGGTGGTGGTTTTGTTTTTAGAGGACGTAAAAATTTACCTTTTGAGATTGACGAAGTAGTTGAAAAAGAATTTCATACTGTTGATATTTATTTAGGTGACAAACTACATTTTAAAACTCATAGAGAAGATCCAACTATTTCTATGATTATGCGTGACTCTTTTGATAATCTTATTACTCAAAAAGCAAAAGAATTTGGAGCTACTTTATTAGAAAATCACAAGTTAAAAGGATTATCTTTTGAAGGTAATCTAATCACTTTAGAAACATCACAAGGTAATATTACTGCTAATTTTGTAATTGCTGCTGATGGTGCTTTAAGCCCTACAGCTAAAATGGCTGGTTGGAAAGAAGATACTCGAAAATTAATTCCAGCTTTAGAGTATGAGGTTGAAGTTTCTGATGAAGATTTTGAACGTTTATCAAAAGAAGTTCGTTTTGATATTGATGCTATTCCTTATGGATACGCATGGAGTTTCCCTAAAAAAAATCATTTATCTATAGGAGTTGCTTCTGCTAGAAGAACTAAAATTAATTTAAAAAAGTTTTACCAAGAATATATGGAAACACTTGGTATTACAAATGTAATTAGTGAATCTCAACACGGGTTTCAAATTCCTGTATCTCCTCGTACTGATGGTTTTGTTAAAAACAATGTCTTTTTAATTGGAGATGCTGCAGGTTTTGCTGACCCTATAACCGCTGAAGGTATTTCTAATGCAATTTACAGTGGGAAATTAGCTGCTGAAGCTATTATTGAAAGTAATAAAAATAATGAGCTTGCTGGTAAATTATATATAGAAAAAATAGAAGAAAACTTATTACCAGAAATTAAAACTGGTTTATGGCTTTCTAAATGGTTTTACGAACAAAAAACAGTTAGAAATATTTTACTAAAAAAATTCGGTCAACAATTTAGTGAAGCAATGGCTGATGTGTTTCATGGTGACAGAAGTTATCCTAAAGACATTAAGAAAACAATTAAACAACGAATTAAGGATTTAGTATTCTAATTCTAAGTACCAAAAAATAATACCTTTTAAAAAAACGCTCTAAATGAATATTTAGAGCGTTTTTTATTAAATACTAAAACTCATATAAACATAAGTTTACTCTAATTAATAGTACTTACATAAAACAAAAAACACCATCAAAATGTTGATGGTGTTTTATTATATGAAACCTATTAAATTCTTAAGGGTTCTTCAATTTTTCAATTGCTGCCTTTTTCTCTTGAATTTCAGCTTTTATTTTATCTAATCTTTGGTTTATTTTAGAAACTATAGATGCTTTTCTATTTATTTCTTTTTGAGTAGCATTATCATCAGCTTTAACTTTAGCTAATTTAGCCTGTGCTCTTTTTAAACCTTCTTGACCACTTATTAAAATCTCTTCATTAACGATAATATCATCTTCTAACTCATTGATTTTATCACGATTCGCTTCAATTTTCTGATTTCTAATTGCTTCTTTTTGCTTAATTATTTTTTCTTTCTCTACTTTTATCTCACTATCAAGTCTATTTAACTTTTCAGCTTCTTTTAAAAGTTCTTCTTGCTCTTTACGATATTTCTCTTCTCTTTCTTTTCTTTCTCTTTCTAACTTTTCTCTTGCTATTTTTAACCTTTCTTGACGTTCAGCTAATTCTTTTTCGTTATTCAGAAATGCAGTTTTCTCAACTTTAGTTTTAACTTTAGCTACTTTTGTTACTCCTTTTTTAGCCGTTTTTTTCCCTAAATCTTCTTTATAATTAACTAAAGTTCTTTTTTGCTTCTTTATTTTTTTATCTAAAGTGTTTAATCTACTTTGAACATTAGCAAAAATTTTACGTTTTCTTTCAATTTCTTTTCGTGTAGATTTTTTAGTTTTTTCTGTATTTGAAAATCTTTTCTTGATTCTTTCTAAACCATCAATTCCACTTACTAACATTTCTTCGTTAACGCGAATCTCTTCTTCTAAATTTCCAATTTTTTTTCTAATTTCTTTTGATGTTTCTTGAGCAGTTGCTTGTTGTACATTTACGAAACTCAAAAAAGCAATTAAAGGGATAATGAACTTTAATATTCTCATTTTATTAAATTTAATTTAAATAACATTTACTTGAAATGCGACACATATTAGCAATTTTAGTCACATTTTTTCATTTAACTTTTGTGGGCACAAATGAAATAATATTATTTTACAATTCCTAATTATTTTAACACCAAAAAAAACAATCAACAATCTGTTATACATCTATTTAGTTAATGAAGCTATAAATGAAACACAAACTAAAAACCTTCAAAATTTAACACTTTTTTAGTCTTTTTATTTCGTTTTAACTCCTAGTATTTCTTATTGATTATCTTACTATTTTTTTTAATTACTGTATTTTAGTCTATTGTAATATATTTAGAGTTGATATTTTTACTTTAATGATAAAAAACACATTTGATTAATCATTAAAAAAGGGTTCTAGCAATTCAAATAACAAAAAAAAACAAGCCATAAATAAGGCTTGCTTTTATCTTTTATAAATAACTACTCTAAAGTTATTGAATAAAGTAAACTTTTTTAATTTTATTATTTTCTATGTGATATATAGCAACTGCTTCTAATATTCTATTTCCAAACTGAACACGCTCCTTATCTATTACAATATTTCCTTGACTAATTCTACTAACTAATTCACAATGTAAGTTCGGTGTGTTTTTAAACATTTGAGCATATCCTTTTCTCATTGTTTCTTTACCTTTATATTGTAATTTATTTGGATAATTATATACCTCAACATCATCTGCATATGGTTCTAAAAAGGCATCAATATCTCTTAAGTTATAAGCATTTAATTGCCTTTGTGCTAAATCAGCAGGAGTGGTTTGAAGTATTTTAGAAGGTGTAAAAACCTCTCCTTTGTTTATCACTTTATTAATCTTGGTTATATTCTCTATATTTTCAATTGGATTCGCATCTAATAAAATAAGGTTTGCTTTTTTTCCAACACTAACGGTTCCGAATTCTTTTTCTTTATTAAGAACTTTAGCACCATTTATAGTAGACGCAGTTATTAATTGCCAATTATTCATTCCACTTTTATGCATCGCTTTTAATTCTGCTAAATAAGAAGAAGCATGTAACGTTCCAATATTTCCTGCATCAGTTCCTGTAGCTATTAAAACTCCTGCATCAGACAACTTTTTAAGATTAGTCATCATTATTGACCTACTTTTTTTAGAGCGAGCAATACTTGCTTTGGAATTAACACTTTTCTTATAACGTTTTATAAGTAGAGTATCTGGTAAGTGTTTTAAATCAAGTAACGACCCTAATTGATCAGGATCTGCTTTTTCTAACTCATGATGACTCATTTTTATCTTTTGTCCTAATGTGTTCATATAACCATCATACACTACTAATGTTGGACAAAGAACTGTTTTCTTTTTTAACAATAACTGAACAAAATCATCTTTTAACTCTTCATCATCCACACTATGCACTAAAAAATCACATCCGTTTTCTACCGCCAACTGAGCCGTAATTCTTTGAGAAGCGTGAACTGCAACTTTCAAATTATTTTCATGAGCTTTATCTATAATTGCTTTTACTATTGGTAAATTTTTTCGCGCACTCTCTTCTTTTGAAAGTCCATCAGTACCAACTATATACCAAATTTTAATAAAATCAGGCTTGTATGCTAATTGTTCTTCTACCATTTTAACTCCATCTTCTTTAGTTTTTACTAAATTAAAAGGAGCATCGTTTTTTAAGTTTTTATAGGCTTTAGGTAAATATGTTGTTAACAAAGGTCCTGTCATATAAACAGAAGGACTCTTCTTATTTTCTTTATACTTATCTCTTGCTTTTAATAAATTATAAGTTGCTCCAACATCTATTACATTTGTAATCCCATTCTGTAAATATCGTTGCATTTTATTCTCCATTTTAGTGTGAGAATTTTTTATTTCTTTATGATAAGGCAAGTCTTTTCGCAAGTCTATTACATCTGGTCGTGTATAGAGTCCTCCACTTTGAAAAAAGTGGATATGAGCATCAGTTAATCCAGGAAATAAAAATTTTCCTGTTCCGTCTATTATTTTCCCTTTAGAAGGTATTTTTATTTTTTTACTAGATTTAATCGAAGTAATAATATCATCTGTAATTTCTACAGTTTGATTAGATACTAATCTTTGTTTTTCTACATCAACTATTGTAACATTTGTAATATAGGTTTGTGCACACAGTGGCACAGATGAAATTACTAGAGCCAACACTCTTAAAAACTTATTTTTCATATTATATTTTGTTTGATTAGGGTTACATACTTTTATAAGTACTGCTTTTTTTGTAATGTGTTACAGTTAACGAATATAAATATTAAAGTTCAAGAAAATTCATTTCTTCTATAAACACAAAAAACTCCAATTGGAGTTTTTTTATGTTATTTTGAATCGAACTTATTCTTTTAATACTTTTTTTAAAGCCACTTTACTATTGGTGTTTTCTATTTTTAATAAATAGATTCCACTAGGTAAATTTGTAAAATCAATAATCACTTCTTTACTTTTTATGAGCTCTTCTCCTAAGATGTTAAATACACTAATACTTTTAATTTTATCTACCTTAGAAAAATTAATAGACAACTTGTTATTTACTGGATTAGGAGCTATTAAAATTCTTTGAGTAAAAACATCATCAATATTAGCTGTAGCAGTACAAGTTTCACTGTAACTAGCTGTAGTATCTTTACACCAACCTCTGTAATTTGTTCCTGTATAACATGTAGGATAAGTAGCCTGTTTATTATCTACTTCAATACATATTAAGTTTGAATTATTATTAGCAAACATTGTTCTTATCCTACCATTATTACCATTCTTAACATTTAAATTCACTAATTTGTTATCTCCACAATTTAAATTTTGAATTAATTTATTATTAGAAACATCTAAACTGGTTAGTTGATTTTCCATACAATATAAACTAACTAAACTTGTAGTACCTTTTACTTCTAGAGTTGTTAATTGATTTTCATAACAAGATAATGCTTTTAATTTTTTATTACTAGAAACATTAAGAGTTTTCAGCCTGTTTTTATAACAGTATAAATTTATTAATTCTTTATTATTAGAAACATCTATACTTCTTAATTGGTTATTATAGCAAAATAGTTCAGTCAAAGCAGTATTATTTGCAACATTTAAGCTGCTTAAATAATTATCAGAACATACTAACTTTGTTAGTAACTTATTTTTTGAAACATCTAAATTTGTTATTAAATTTCGAAAGCATTGTAAATTGGTTAATTTTATATTCTTAGAAATATCTATACTTCTTAATTGATTTCCCCAACAAGTTAACCCCGTTAAATTAATAAAAGCTTCAATCCCTTTTAATGATCTAATGCTTCTAAAAGAACAATCAATTGTTTCTGTAAACCTCTCTGCTTCGGTTATTTGAATTTCGGAATCGCCATTTATATTAATACTAGTATTACTTAATAAGTATTTTTTAAAATTAGCATCAGAAATACTTACATTTTGAGATGCAGTATTACAATCTTCACTATAACTAGCTGTACTATCTATACACCAGCCAGCATTCCCATTTTTATTACAGCTAGGTTTTGTTGTATTTTTATCATCTACCTGAATACAGGTTAAATTTGGATTAATATCAGCCCACATAATCATGTTGCTATTGTTCCCATTTTTTAAATTTAAACTAGTTAACTTATTATCTGTACAATTTAACCAAGTTAATTTACTAGCATTAGAAACATCAATACTTTTTATATAATTTTTATTACACCATAATCTATCTAAAGCCTTGTTTTTTGAAACATCTAAACTAGTTAACTGATTATCAGAACATCTTAAAAAATACACTGCAATATTTTTTGAAACGTCAATATCAGTAAGCTCATTTCTCCAAAAACTTAATCCTTCTAATAAGGTGTTTTTTGAAACATCTAGGTTTGCAAGTTGATTTGTATTACAATCTAGCCAAGTAAGTTTTGTGTTTTTTGAAATATCTAAACTTCCTAATTTATTTATAGGGCATTTTAACCTATTTAATTCAGTAGCTCCAGAAACATTTAAACTCGTAAGTTTATTGTTATCACAATACAAGTTTTTTAAAGCTACATTTTTTGAAACATCTAAACTTGTTAATTGATTATTTGAACAGTTTAATTCTGTTAATGAAGTAAATGCTTCAATACCGGTTAGGTTAGTAATATTTTTATTCATACACCAAATAAGTCCATTATGGGCTTTCGCTTCACTCACTTGTATCTCATTATCTCCATTAGTGTTTATAGTTTTATTTCCTACCAAATATGCTTTAAAATTGGCATCAGGAATAGAAACGTTTTGAGCAGTTAAAAAAGAAGCATAGCAAAATACTACTACTAAAAAGTAATACTGTTTCATAGTTTTTTTTTAAAAATTTTGAGCAAAATTAATAAAATATTCATTGTTTACAAATTACCTAAATTAGCTTTTGAAGTTATTAAGTAACTTTCTTCGTTTTATATAAGATGAAGACATTCTTTGCAACTATTACAAAGTTAAAATTTCTTACACTTTTCAATATTTTTACAATAGGCCTTCTTACTAAACTTAAAAGTGATAATTTATTACTTGATGAAACTGTACTCTTAAGTTTCTCATTCGATTTGTAATTGCTTAAATTAGATGCTTAAACTTCGATGTAAATTATTTATAAATACCTAAACTAAATGGCAATAGGAAATATAGCAGATTTTGTAAAGGAATTACAGAATATTCCAAAAATGAAGAACTATGAGCTCTTTTTCAGAGGGCACTCTGATTTGAATTATGGTTTAGAACCAAGCATTTATAGAAATAAAAGATTAATATCTAATGAAAATAAACTGTTCAAAGAATTTATTTTAAGAACCCCTTCAGATTTTTTAAATGAGAAAAGTGCTTTAGAAAAACTAGTGAAAATGCAACACTATGGTTTACCCACACGACTGTTAGATATTACAACTAACCCGCTTGTTGCTTTATACTTTGCAAGCAGCAGTAAAGGAAAAAGAGATGGAAAAGTAGTTGCTTTTAAAGTACCTAAGAAAGATATCAAATATTACGACAGTGATACCGTAAGTGTTATTGCTAACATTGCTAAAAGACCTAGCTCTTTTTCAGTTGAGAAAATAAGGGATTTAAGTACTAAAGAGTTTAACGATGAAATAGGATACTTGATTCACGAAATTAAAGAAGAGAAATCTTACTTTCAATCAATAATCAATCCTGAAGACATTGAACGAGTTGTTGCTGTGAAAGTAAAACAGAGTAATAATAGGATAATTAAACAAAGTGGTGCTTTTTTAATATTTGGTATTGACGGACATAAAACCAAACCAGCTAAAATACCCAATGAATGGATATTAAATCTTGATTCAACAGGTGTAGATTTCAACATTAACAACGATAGTAAAGAAAATATAATCAACGAATTAAATGTATTAGGAATTAATGAGTCTACCTTGTTCCCTGAACTTGAAAATCAAGCAAAATACCTTAAGAAGTACTATGGGTAAACAATTAATAAACGAAACTAACTATTACAATTTTCAAGTTCTAATATCTTTTTATATAAATTAGCACAAAATGCTATACCATGAAAGCAGTTATTAAAATATGCGCCCTTTTATTAATTTTCAACTTACAGTCTTGTAAAAATCTAGTTCAAAATACTAAAAATCAACAATTAACGACTGTGTTTGATTTCTCAACCATTGAGAAATTTAGGAATTCTAAATCTAAAGGATTATTTATTAACGATTACGATAACCTATTTACTACTGTTCAAATAAACGAACTTTCAGATATTATTTATAACTATAATTTAAAAACAACACGACAAATAGTACTTGTAACCATTGACAATATTACCCCATATACTGATATTCAAAAATACGCTACCGATTTATCAAACTATTGGGGTGTTGGAACTTCTGAAAAAAATAATGGCCTTACAATCTTACTATGTAAATCTTGTAAAAAAATCACCATTGTAACTGGTACCGGTACTCAATTGATTTTAACTGATGAAATTTGTAAAAAAGTAATCGATGAAAAAATAATCCCTGAATTTAAACAAGGAAATTATTATACTGGTTTAAAAAATGGACTACTTGAATTAATTGATAAGT is a genomic window containing:
- a CDS encoding rhomboid family intramembrane serine protease, which translates into the protein MDVLENIKHRFKHAGIVEKLIYVNLIIYFVTLMFDVFSKWFKTGENIIVKWFSLNSSFDVFVSQPWTIFTYGFLHANFIHILFNLIALFYIGHLFKQYFTSKQLLNFYLLGTVSGGILFLLGYNYIPLFKNQLVPLVGASAGISAIFIGIASYIPNYQLKIRFIGFIHLWKLALIWVLLDLIQLSGNNAGGHFAHLGGSLFGFMYVKYASNKQFSIFKPFTDLFKRKEKPLKTVYKSGKKPTYSTATKRKSKTQQEVDLILEKISKSGYETLSKEEKEFLFKQGKN
- a CDS encoding endonuclease/exonuclease/phosphatase family protein — its product is MKKLSIINPLLLFINSILATALLLSYLLPYISPKTVPALTIFSLFVPFLVLTNLGFLIYWLIKLHKNTLLSAFVLLIGWFVAPPLLKFSNKEIVLTNDLKVMSYNVRMFNYYKWNDDVTTEQKIYEFINNESPDVISLQEFYQSDLLDIKLPYKYIKTKSATNKFGLAIYSKHPIVNSGSLNFKNSANNTIFIDIVKNMDTIRIYNAHLESLKINPNKENFGEKSSERLFKRLSNGFKKTGKSNRKYY
- a CDS encoding endonuclease/exonuclease/phosphatase family protein translates to MCGDFNNTSYSWVYRKLSKNKKDAFIEGGLGSGKTFRYIYPMRIDFILTDKSAVINQFKTYNDNKLSDHYPIMSRLNW
- a CDS encoding geranylgeranyl reductase family protein, encoding MKHYDVAVIGSGPSGASTAFHLAKKGISTVIIEKETLPRYKTCGGGFVFRGRKNLPFEIDEVVEKEFHTVDIYLGDKLHFKTHREDPTISMIMRDSFDNLITQKAKEFGATLLENHKLKGLSFEGNLITLETSQGNITANFVIAADGALSPTAKMAGWKEDTRKLIPALEYEVEVSDEDFERLSKEVRFDIDAIPYGYAWSFPKKNHLSIGVASARRTKINLKKFYQEYMETLGITNVISESQHGFQIPVSPRTDGFVKNNVFLIGDAAGFADPITAEGISNAIYSGKLAAEAIIESNKNNELAGKLYIEKIEENLLPEIKTGLWLSKWFYEQKTVRNILLKKFGQQFSEAMADVFHGDRSYPKDIKKTIKQRIKDLVF
- a CDS encoding amidohydrolase family protein, with the translated sequence MKNKFLRVLALVISSVPLCAQTYITNVTIVDVEKQRLVSNQTVEITDDIITSIKSSKKIKIPSKGKIIDGTGKFLFPGLTDAHIHFFQSGGLYTRPDVIDLRKDLPYHKEIKNSHTKMENKMQRYLQNGITNVIDVGATYNLLKARDKYKENKKSPSVYMTGPLLTTYLPKAYKNLKNDAPFNLVKTKEDGVKMVEEQLAYKPDFIKIWYIVGTDGLSKEESARKNLPIVKAIIDKAHENNLKVAVHASQRITAQLAVENGCDFLVHSVDDEELKDDFVQLLLKKKTVLCPTLVVYDGYMNTLGQKIKMSHHELEKADPDQLGSLLDLKHLPDTLLIKRYKKSVNSKASIARSKKSRSIMMTNLKKLSDAGVLIATGTDAGNIGTLHASSYLAELKAMHKSGMNNWQLITASTINGAKVLNKEKEFGTVSVGKKANLILLDANPIENIENITKINKVINKGEVFTPSKILQTTPADLAQRQLNAYNLRDIDAFLEPYADDVEVYNYPNKLQYKGKETMRKGYAQMFKNTPNLHCELVSRISQGNIVIDKERVQFGNRILEAVAIYHIENNKIKKVYFIQ
- a CDS encoding T9SS type A sorting domain-containing protein produces the protein MKQYYFLVVVFCYASFLTAQNVSIPDANFKAYLVGNKTINTNGDNEIQVSEAKAHNGLIWCMNKNITNLTGIEAFTSLTELNCSNNQLTSLDVSKNVALKNLYCDNNKLTSLNVSGATELNRLKCPINKLGSLDISKNTKLTWLDCNTNQLANLDVSKNTLLEGLSFWRNELTDIDVSKNIAVYFLRCSDNQLTSLDVSKNKALDRLWCNKNYIKSIDVSNASKLTWLNCTDNKLTSLNLKNGNNSNMIMWADINPNLTCIQVDDKNTTKPSCNKNGNAGWCIDSTASYSEDCNTASQNVSISDANFKKYLLSNTSININGDSEIQITEAERFTETIDCSFRSIRSLKGIEAFINLTGLTCWGNQLRSIDISKNIKLTNLQCFRNLITNLDVSKNKLLTKLVCSDNYLSSLNVANNTALTELFCYNNQLRSIDVSNNKELINLYCYKNRLKTLNVSSNKKLKALSCYENQLTTLEVKGTTSLVSLYCMENQLTSLDVSNNKLIQNLNCGDNKLVNLNVKNGNNGRIRTMFANNNSNLICIEVDNKQATYPTCYTGTNYRGWCKDTTASYSETCTATANIDDVFTQRILIAPNPVNNKLSINFSKVDKIKSISVFNILGEELIKSKEVIIDFTNLPSGIYLLKIENTNSKVALKKVLKE
- a CDS encoding FRG domain-containing protein; translation: MAIGNIADFVKELQNIPKMKNYELFFRGHSDLNYGLEPSIYRNKRLISNENKLFKEFILRTPSDFLNEKSALEKLVKMQHYGLPTRLLDITTNPLVALYFASSSKGKRDGKVVAFKVPKKDIKYYDSDTVSVIANIAKRPSSFSVEKIRDLSTKEFNDEIGYLIHEIKEEKSYFQSIINPEDIERVVAVKVKQSNNRIIKQSGAFLIFGIDGHKTKPAKIPNEWILNLDSTGVDFNINNDSKENIINELNVLGINESTLFPELENQAKYLKKYYG
- a CDS encoding YgcG family protein, translating into MKAVIKICALLLIFNLQSCKNLVQNTKNQQLTTVFDFSTIEKFRNSKSKGLFINDYDNLFTTVQINELSDIIYNYNLKTTRQIVLVTIDNITPYTDIQKYATDLSNYWGVGTSEKNNGLTILLCKSCKKITIVTGTGTQLILTDEICKKVIDEKIIPEFKQGNYYTGLKNGLLELIDKW